A stretch of the Poseidonibacter parvus genome encodes the following:
- a CDS encoding (2Fe-2S) ferredoxin domain-containing protein, with product MSLPSVPQPTFYIFKCEQASPPGMPKPSCVNENTRDLFNHTAQSLMQKGLMGPVQAIRTSCLGRCQMGPVMLIEPGHHMYCQLSKEKIDKIIEEHILGGNPVVEYLMPEQYWGEPAKL from the coding sequence ATGTCACTGCCTTCAGTTCCGCAACCAACATTTTATATTTTCAAGTGTGAACAAGCATCACCTCCAGGTATGCCAAAACCTTCATGTGTAAATGAAAATACAAGAGATTTATTTAATCATACTGCACAATCATTAATGCAAAAAGGATTAATGGGACCCGTACAGGCAATTAGAACTTCATGTCTTGGTAGATGTCAAATGGGACCAGTTATGTTAATTGAGCCTGGACATCATATGTACTGTCAGTTATCTAAGGAAAAAATAGATAAAATCATAGAAGAACACATATTAGGTGGGAACCCTGTTGTTGAGTATTTAATGCCTGAACAATATTGGGGTGAGCCTGCAAAACTATAA
- the panD gene encoding aspartate 1-decarboxylase: MTFEMLYSKIHRATVTDANLNYVGSITIDEDLMKASSLRVGQKVEIVNVNNGERFATYVIKGKAGSKDMCLNGAAARKVEIGDKIIVISYASYSEEELENYKPIVVIVDDENNIDMITNELVGSDHV; encoded by the coding sequence ATGACATTTGAGATGCTATATAGTAAAATTCATAGAGCAACTGTTACTGATGCAAATTTGAATTATGTTGGATCAATCACTATTGATGAAGATTTAATGAAAGCTTCAAGTTTAAGAGTAGGACAAAAAGTCGAAATTGTTAATGTTAACAATGGCGAAAGATTTGCTACTTATGTTATTAAGGGTAAAGCTGGAAGTAAGGACATGTGTCTAAATGGAGCAGCTGCGAGAAAAGTAGAAATAGGTGATAAAATCATTGTAATTTCTTATGCTTCTTATTCTGAAGAAGAATTAGAAAATTATAAACCTATTGTTGTGATTGTTGATGATGAGAATAATATTGATATGATTACAAATGAATTAGTAGGAAGTGACCATGTTTGA
- a CDS encoding peptidylprolyl isomerase, whose product MKKILFILCSFILALQAANPIAIIETNQGNIEIELREDLAPKAVENFVTHSKNGYYNGLIFHRVIKGFMLQTGDPTGTGRGGESIWKKNFEDEFSSKALFDKPGILAMANRGRNTNGSQFFITTVPTYWLNGKHTIFGYVTKGMDIVRKIESVPTSGRSGGDKPLSEQKIINITIK is encoded by the coding sequence ATGAAAAAAATACTTTTTATTCTTTGTTCATTTATCTTAGCTTTGCAAGCTGCAAATCCAATAGCTATAATAGAAACAAATCAAGGTAATATAGAAATAGAATTAAGAGAAGATCTTGCTCCAAAAGCAGTAGAAAACTTTGTAACACATTCAAAAAATGGTTATTACAATGGATTAATTTTCCATAGAGTTATTAAAGGATTTATGTTACAAACAGGAGATCCAACAGGTACAGGAAGAGGTGGTGAATCTATTTGGAAGAAAAATTTTGAAGATGAATTCTCATCAAAAGCATTATTTGATAAACCAGGAATTTTAGCTATGGCTAATAGAGGAAGAAATACAAATGGCAGTCAATTTTTTATAACTACAGTTCCTACATATTGGTTGAATGGTAAACATACAATTTTTGGTTATGTAACTAAAGGTATGGATATAGTAAGAAAAATCGAAAGTGTTCCAACATCAGGAAGAAGTGGTGGGGATAAACCATTAAGTGAACAAAAAATAATTAATATTACAATTAAATAA
- a CDS encoding polyprenyl synthetase family protein — translation MKDLLNEFENYLLVNLPSSKTFHPNFEQALADMLQAGGKRFRPMLLLSVIKSNKSLLIKNSLPVALGIEMLHTYSLIHDDLPSMDNADLRRGFETLHKKYDEVTAILVGDALNTEAFNKIANAPLHNDVKINLIKCLASNGGIDGMIIGQAIDCYFENVKLELSQLEYLHIHKTAKLIAASLKMGAIISEYDSEVQEKLYDFGIDLGLLFQIQDDIIDETCSSEEAGKTTQNDEAKNSFVNLLSLDGAIKAADKLAVKCEETLASLDDNLKQSLEELLLKYINRHNS, via the coding sequence ATGAAGGATTTACTTAATGAATTTGAGAATTATTTATTAGTTAATCTTCCATCTTCAAAAACATTTCATCCTAATTTTGAACAAGCTTTAGCAGACATGTTACAAGCTGGCGGGAAAAGATTCCGTCCTATGCTTTTACTTTCAGTTATAAAATCAAATAAAAGTTTACTTATTAAAAACTCTTTACCTGTTGCTTTAGGTATTGAGATGCTACATACTTATTCACTTATTCATGATGATTTACCTTCAATGGACAATGCAGATTTAAGACGTGGATTTGAAACATTACATAAAAAATATGATGAAGTAACAGCTATTTTAGTTGGAGATGCTTTAAATACAGAAGCATTTAACAAAATAGCTAATGCACCTTTGCATAATGATGTGAAAATTAATCTTATTAAATGTTTAGCAAGCAATGGTGGAATTGATGGTATGATAATTGGTCAAGCAATCGATTGTTATTTTGAAAATGTAAAACTTGAACTTTCTCAATTAGAATATTTACATATCCACAAAACTGCAAAATTAATTGCAGCATCACTAAAAATGGGTGCGATTATTTCTGAATATGATTCAGAAGTGCAAGAAAAATTATATGATTTTGGAATTGATTTAGGATTATTATTTCAAATACAAGATGATATTATAGATGAAACTTGTAGTTCTGAAGAAGCTGGTAAAACAACACAAAATGATGAAGCAAAAAATTCATTTGTAAACTTATTAAGCCTAGATGGTGCGATAAAAGCAGCAGATAAATTAGCAGTAAAATGTGAAGAAACTTTAGCAAGTTTAGATGATAATTTAAAGCAATCATTAGAAGAATTACTACTAAAATATATAAATAGACATAACTCTTAG
- a CDS encoding YbaB/EbfC family nucleoid-associated protein has protein sequence MFDGIDLKNLNLNDMMGQFQDMAANAKEENASKVFTSKAGGGMIEMSINGNSEVIDLKIDDSLLEDKDSLQILLISCMNDVIKQAEENQKMMAMNMMGGLGSIGQK, from the coding sequence ATGTTTGATGGAATTGATTTAAAAAATTTAAACTTAAATGATATGATGGGACAGTTTCAAGATATGGCTGCAAATGCAAAAGAAGAAAATGCTTCAAAAGTATTTACTTCTAAAGCAGGTGGAGGAATGATTGAGATGTCAATAAATGGGAACTCAGAAGTTATTGATTTAAAAATTGATGATTCTTTACTTGAAGATAAAGATTCTTTACAAATTTTATTAATATCATGTATGAATGATGTTATCAAACAAGCTGAAGAAAATCAAAAAATGATGGCAATGAATATGATGGGTGGATTAGGTTCAATTGGACAAAAATAG
- the groES gene encoding co-chaperone GroES, which translates to MNFKPLGKRVLVQRTEVESKTASGIILVDSAKEKPNTAEVKAIGGEITEIKVGDTIVFEQFRGTEFTLDGVDYLVLEQENIIGVM; encoded by the coding sequence ATGAATTTCAAACCATTAGGAAAAAGAGTTCTAGTACAAAGAACAGAAGTAGAAAGTAAAACAGCAAGTGGGATTATTTTAGTTGATTCAGCTAAAGAAAAACCAAATACTGCAGAAGTAAAAGCAATCGGTGGAGAAATTACTGAAATTAAAGTAGGTGATACAATCGTTTTTGAACAGTTCAGAGGAACTGAGTTTACACTTGATGGTGTAGATTATTTAGTGTTAGAACAAGAAAATATTATAGGAGTTATGTAA